cATACATGTAACCGAGCAAATAACACAAAGTACCTGGAGCTGACTCTTTGCTATTCACTACAAAAGTCGGGACAGAAGCGTTCGGCACTTACGACTCGTGTCCTTCACTCGGTGCGGATCAGGAAGTTTAAAGTCCCTCATGCGGATTTGCtcgctgttgtttttttccgtAAAGTCCAACTTCCTCTCGGCGTGTCTCTCCTCCTGCGGCGGGACAGCACAGGACAGGACAGCGCGGCACGGAACGGGACAGCCCGGGACAGGATGGAGCAGCAGCGTCTGGACGTCACGCTGCGCTGGAGCCGCGGTGAGCGCAGCCAGGTGACGTCACCCAGGACTGGAAGGTGCGTTGAGGTGCGGCTCGTAAGTTTACGTGTCAGGTAGATTCATGTggaatccattcactgtacatattctcacactgtacgtattttctttcttgttttaccAATTTTGTATtcctttcatatttttctacatttccttacacttaaatgttattatctttacacttaagtattgcattttacttattattacctactgatgcctatttttgactcttgctgctgtaatattggTAATTTTCCCATTGTGGGACTGATAAAGgatgatcttatcttatcttaacatTACAGCAAggtcaaaataataataacgataataacaatagttttttttgtataacaCTTATCTAAACAGGTTATAAAGTGCATGCTTTACTAAATGcatgggaataaaacaacacagaactaaacaagacaaaacaaaattaagaaAGGTAacataaagaaatattaaaaacaaactgaatctaTCAAAACCAGGCCTTTAAAGGCTTTCCTatagaaataaatcatttaaaaacaggtaAAGTGGTGGCAAGTCTAATCACCATAAGTTAtttgacatgtgacatgttcaACAATTGTAAGCATATTGGTCCAATTTTGGAAACATGGTCAGAGTTTAAAATTTGATACGGCGTAGAAAGAAAAGATATTCAAAGCAACAAGTCGTTGGTGCATCTGTACTTGCACCCAGGCAGGAttcaacacaaatgtaaaatgtttacatgATTATTATGAGTTTAATCATTATAAAACAGGAGCTACAGTATAAATTCAGTGCCCACTGGACTACGTAACTGGCTGCAATGAAAAGACAGCAAATGTTGCCTTGACTCATGAATATTTGAAAAGCAGGTAATCCAAAACTTCTGGGGGGGATTTTTTTTGAAGGAGACACTCGATCCACGACTGAAAGCAGCCTCAGGGTTTGTAAATCTAATTAGGACATTTGATCCTCCTTCATCTGACCCTATCTGATTACACACACTAGATGACAGCATGAAAACTTTAACCTGACATTTCTGTTCAAAAGTTGAAAAGTCAAAGATATTTCCATGTTTCCACTTCACCATATTAGTTCATTTTCAGAATCTGAATTATATAAATTCATAACAATTAAATTACTATGAAGTCTTTTTCAAGGATGCaaacttattttttatgattatcATCTAATCTGGATTGCAAATAAAATAGAATGAAGAAACAGAACTGGTACAgagcatttgtttatttcaaaggGTGCTTGCATGGAGAATGGCTCCATCATGTGGTGCGTTTGGGGAGAAGCAGATAAGGGCATCTAAAGCCGGATCCCAAACTCTCCCCCAGGAAGAGACAGAACATTTTAGAGCAGGGATGGGATGCACTGGAGAGAAGATCATCACAAGGAACCCAGTGCACTCTGGGAGAATGACAGTGGCAGAACTCCACCtacaaaaataaactacagtaaATCATATAAAgcatattttataaatgttttcgACATTAAATGGAAGGATTACAAATGTTTGTAGTCTCGTCTTAGAAAATGATGACTCAACTCTTAggtacaaagacaaacaacagaaattgtcagagaaatacaataaatgaaCAATACACAAATATCAGCTATAGTGCACACAATACAACTTAGGTTGTTAAGTAACTTATTTGAGTGagaactaaataaatacatcctCTGTAAGAGTTTTGTAGAGTGTCTCATATTCCATTGCAAAGCTTTGCAAAGCAAAAATCTAAACTTTAATGTTCGATTTATGTTTATCgtcttgtttatttgtgtgcatCCATTTAGGCTACattaatttttaattaaaattaaatcatATAAGATGACAGATACGCAGTGTGgcacttttttaaattacacagaCCCTATACATCAGGAGAACTGCAGTATAGTGCAGCAACCgaaataaaattagatttacGAAGAGGTGGACACAAGTTCAGGCAACTCACACAAACTGAAGCAAAGCAATGGTAAAGTGAACTTAAGGTATGTAAGCCATGGTGAGCCACGttatttgttgaaataaatACAGCAATACATGATACAGGCCTATGAAAATTATTCTCTTCAAATGTTTGTAATATCTTTCCGTTCCCTGTCTAAAGATCTGATAGACTTTGCAGTTCAGTCAGTGTATTTATCAGACTCCTCCACCGTCAATCACTCAACGGTTTTCCCAGCCAATTATCTGTGGAGCCCCAGCTGCTTTGGACTTTATCTGTGAACTGTTTATCCCACACATTCTGTGCTGCCTGCGGAGGAAcatgaaatgtttctgtgtgtccaCCACTGTTCAAGGCTCCTGCAAGTCCGTGCACGCTGAGAATAcgtttctccttctgtctggGAGGTTCCTCTACAGGTAGGATGTCCACATTTTCtaattcagttcagtttagtCATTTTTAATGACTTGTTATTATGTCTAGTTACTTCTGCTGCCAATATTATCAAAATGAAGCTGAACAGGTCTTTGTTTGGAGTAAATATGACTGGATGTGGCTTTCATGGCGCTCGTGAACAGATGTTTATATCAAGCATGAATTCATCTAGTATGACAAGTATGATTTGATGTGTCTTCCTTATTATAAAAAGTCTGTAGCTCCAAACGTGTGGTagatgtttatgtatttttgggGGGTAATTATGAAATTAATGATGAATGTAATGGACAACAggtttatttaataattttatttaacagttttgTGACTCAAACAAAATATTCCACTATATCAGTCCTAAATTCTGCATTTACTGGGTGATATCTAAAGTCAAACTTCCGCTATTTTATGAATAAGTCTTAACATTTCTTAATTCTAATCcgtattttcttaatttcttcAATTTCTCCAGTCTAGCCTGTTGACCAGTCCATGTAGaagaatgagaggagagaagcgGTTTCTACATATGATACTAATGTCTGTCATGATGAGTTTCTTACCGATACAGACGACTCACGGACAGCAGCACTATACGGAGGATCCCTGCACTGTTCAGATCCTCGTCCCTGGACTCAAAGGTtcttcaaataaacacaatacaacgtgaacacaaacaaagtatgtcttcatatttttctgattgtttttttctgtattttcatacAAAAGGAGAACCAGGAGAGAAAGGACTAAAAGGAGCACCGGGCAGACCGGGGAGAGTCGGACCACTTGGAGAAATCGGTATATTCTCTGCTCTTTCAAAAAGGGGAAGATGACGACAGAATCTTTTGTTTCTCAGggcagaggaaaacatttaCCATGAATCCAAGCTTATACATCTCCTCGTTtcttcaacacaacaacaaaaaaaaaaactagagtAAAGTTCACATTGCTCAGGCCTGATAATGTGCTGATACGCTAACAGGCCACCCGGAGATGGTCGAGTGTTTACGTTTGGGTGAGAGGTTGGTGGGGAAAGGATTTGCAGAATCCAAGTGTTTACTGAAGACCTTAATGAGGAGGGGAGGGTGCGCTCACACTTTTAAAAGAGATTCCACAGACTCATCCTTTTCATTTACGTAACTAAGTGGAAGTAAATTAACTTTAATGgatttttccatctttctttcagGCAGACCTGGGCTTAATGGACAGAAAGGAGTTATGGGACGTTACGGAAAAGTGGGCCCCAGTGGAATGAAAGGTCATTACAAAATGTGTTAATGCACAGCAGATGTCGCTGTTGGAATTAAATGTACAAGTATTATAGTATTGTACTGTTGTTTTGAGATGAGatcaactttattgatcccccGCCAAgaaaattcacttgttacagcagcagctactCAAAACAAGGTCGACAAGAGAGCAAGTGAAAGTacacaatagaataaaaataggaatatatatgaatatatgtataCCTTATCTATACACATTGTAGTCAGCAAATATAAGGAATAATATAATTGGCATGTCTATATAGTGTATAAAGtctatttcatgttttataaataatgatatttttCAGGGGTGAAAGGAGACCTGGGGGATCCAGGTCCAATGGGCCCTAATGGAGATCCAGGTGAGATATTATCTTATTCAGTTTGTCAAACAGACTGTAGCTGGATTAAACAGACACGTGTGTTGGAATTTGAGAGCGAGTTACGTAGTAAATCCCTACATCTCTTTCTTGTCAGGTGTTCCATGTGAGTGCACACCAATGAGGAACATGATTGGAGAAATGGACATTCTCGTGGCCCAGCTATCGTCTGAACtgaaattcattaaaaatggTAAGATCTTAGCACAAGTGATTGTTTGCTTAGATAAGATTTGTGACTCTTCTTATCTGACTTCCTTCCTTTGCTTTACTTGTTATCTTTAAAGAAAACTGCAAATGCTGGGCATGTCAATGTGAAATTTATAGAAATACAAGTGCTCATTTTTCAGCACTGCCCTCCCCTGCAGCTGTTGCTGGCataaaagagacagacagtAAAGTCTATCTGttggtgaaggaggagaaacgCTACTCCGACGCCGAGGTCTACTGTCAGACGAGGGGAGGGCACCTGGTCATGCCCAAGGATGAGGGAGCCAACGCGGCCGTCGCGGGGTACATTTCTGAGGCGGGCCTGAGCAGGGTCTACATTGGTATTCATGACCGGGACCAAGAGGGCGTTTTCACCTACGTGGATCGCTCTCCCATGACCACTTTCACCAAATGGAGGAAAGGAGAGCCCAACAACGCCTACGACGATGAAGACTGTGCTGAGATGGTGGCCTCTGGAGAGTGGACTGACGTGGCGTGCCAGCCCACCATGTATTTTGTCTGTGAATTTGACAAGGACAGTGTCTGAGGGATGATAAATATAATGCAACAAAAGTTaagaatatatatatctgtatgatGTATCTATGTGTAAATATGACAAAATGACGTGCAAGTCGTGCAAActtgtatttttccatttttatttcccaTAGTCTAATTagctatttatttttattaactcACATAACAACATGAGGTTTTGttctcttttactttttagcACAGCCATAAACTCATACACTGTGAACCCCCACTGTTCCCGGCAGCATGCAGGGTAATAACCTTGGTGTAATAGTTTTTATGTTATGCAAACTATACACTAAACAATATTTGCTACAGTCATAAACAAACCAGGCAAATGAGAAAATGCAGAGGGCTGTGGAATTTGCAGGAAATTGGAAACCATTGCTTTTAATCAGagaaattgaaaacaaatgtaatgttCACTTTTGTATAACAAGTGAGACGGTGGTTGTTGTGCAATAAACATTCACTACTAATTTTAAAAAGAGAGTGTCTGTACATTATTTTCTGCCCCTGAGATAATAACTGTGTTGTACTGAAACTCTCTGACAAAGGGATGTGTGCTTTGTGGCATTGGCTGCTTCTCACATCAGACATGTCTGACTTGACAGAGTGGCACAACTGTTACTAATAACACTAAACACGGTTCTGTTTAAAAGAAAGCAGCTAAATTAAATCCTTTTGAGtctttatgacaactgaaggctaccacaggttctcttacatgtttggaaggggagggatATTCAACTGcaaacatgcaacttcaccactagatgtcactaaattctacacactgaacctttaagttccCCAGCACAAAAAACTCATTTATTATCTGGGCAGCAGTGTGACTACATCCAAGTGACCTCACATCCTAAAACATCCACATTCCAGTTTCTAGCTTTAACCTGATCACAAGTGTTGACTAGATGACCCTGGAGCAGCAGTGATTACAGACTTTAAAATGGGTGACACTGACCTTTAGGAGTATTAACCACCGTTACTCCCTGGTCCTCCATGTGACAAGACCCAGAAATCATCTCTTTGGGTGACCACACCCCGCACTTCAGATGCACTGGAGAAAGATGAATAATGCACTCACTCTAAAACTATGAGATTTAACTGATAGTGTTTTTAACTACATTTAATTGTCGGACATTTTTTCGATATTAATGTTGCTTCTAAGGAATTGTTAAATTGATCTAAGGCAGAGACATcccagaaacagagaaacagacactgAGATGCGTGGATTTTTATAGGAAGTTAAATTAGTACAGACATGactgttattaaaaaaataatgtctCATCTTAACACAAGAGggttgacaataataatgaattaattaCACTCGGTAATTGTTCGACGGTTCAATGTTTGCtgaatgagaaaaacaagacattacACACCGCAGGTTGGTAGGACATTATCTTCTTTGAAAATCCTCCATGGTTCATTTGTGTGATTAATAGAAGTTGTCTTACAACCCTGGCTGCTATTGTTTTTGGGGATGGGAATCCCCAGCAGAGATAATATTGCGTCCCTCTAAGACGAGGAATTTGAATATTCACGATGCAGTTCTCCTCATAAAACCCCGAACTGGTCCCTaaagaaatgaataattaatgcaGAGATGAATTATGCATTTAATTGACCAGGAGTTGTCTGGCCTAAACCAATTAGGTGCCATTGTTGGTGCAATCTCTGGTTACCTTTGTGGTAAACAATTTGGACAGCGCTGTCTAACAGTGGACCGGCAGATAATCTGTGGTGAGAGGAGCGGCCTGGGAGTGGGAGATATGGAGACAGAGcaggaaaataagaaaagaaaaaaatcacaaccTGGATTTGATGTCTGGACCCCTAGACTCCTATATCCACCGTGGAATTATCAAAATTGTGCTGTAGCAGTGGTGTTTAAGCCTGTGCTCGTATAAAATTCCTTGCATTAAActataaagtaaaatgaaagtAATAATTTGTAAAGTCTAGTTTTTGATGAATGGAAAAAGTTATAACGGTGCAGGTACTTAAAATATATGCAAGAAATTTGATAGAAACACAAATATTACAACatattttaagatatttgagatataaaaaaaatgcttatttgtctctctctgcagtatTTCACATCATATCCCATATATTTTGATAGAACTGGTAGAAGGCAGTTGGGTAATGTTTGTGCTGAGGATAAAGTAGGCTTACTTCAACCCTGCTCGGATACAAGCAAATTGAATTTGCGTGTGTGTATCAACGGCTTGAAACATCTTTATTGACAGCCTCCACATATACAGCACAAAGTTGCTTGcacacaatttaaataaatagtgAAGAGAGTTAAATTCCAATAAGATTAAACTAGGTTGGCAGAGTTGTTTATGCCATATGTTGTAGGATATATACCCGATCTGGTGGCTGCATATTTACATTCAAATCTTTCTGTTCCCAAATGacgaaaataaataatttcagcTTTAAAGCAATAATGAGGttatgttaaaatataaaaactcacCTCCAGCCCATGGTGCAAAAGGCAGTCTTAGACATACACATCATCTCTGAATGATGAATCTGGTTCATTGAATGGAAGTCCCGGAGTTAAAAAGATATGGGCCACTGACCAAGTCCCCAAATAACCAGCATGTagcaaagaaagagaggaaattagacatttcatttaaaaagcagcatCACATCACCCTGATCCTTGCTTGTCATTGGCTCCCTGTCCagtttagaattgattttaagattttacttaTCACATTGGAAGCACGCTGGGGTCTGGCCCCAAGCTACATCACAGAATGGTTGACCCCCCCTTATGTGCCTGCACgcagccttagatcctcaggtggagGCTGCTGGCTGTTCCAAAGTCCAGGTTGAAAACTAAAGGTGACCGTGCTTCTGCCATCAGGGCCCCTGGGCTTTGGAACGACctacctgaggagataagggtcgcagagtcagtgacttctattaaatcacttcttaaaaacccatttttatagacttgctttcgTGTGATGTCCTGTTtgttatcattttcttttcaccagtaattttacttatttattggTATCGTCATATCACTGCTTTTATGTTTTCCTGTGACATAGCTCTGTATTTGTTAATTGACCACCTAAACGTAGTTGTCCGGCCTCCTTGTCACATCCTGCTGATTGTTATTTCTCTCATATTTACTTGTCTTGCTTTGCTGTAAAGGCACTTTGTTAACAAATTTGTTTAAGATGCTATGAGTTAAAGTTCATTATGATCATTTCAACACAACTAAATACGTAATCAAATACACAACTTTACCCTTTTTATACTTTAATCAAATGAACACAAGCTACGATGTGATGTGGGCCTACGTGTCGAATCTGCTGCAGTTAAAGTCACTGATAAGtacattcattatttcctgCTGGCTCGTTGCCTTGGAAACGCTTACGTTATGGAACCAAGCCCCAAATTAAAGTTAGCATCAAACAAAGGGAAGGTGCTAACTAGCTCACAGTTAGGTTGGGTTTCTTAATGCTGCTCCTGTCGTGTGGAGGAACTGGTTTCCATGTCACCTGCTATCTCCTGTTACGTCTCCGGACACAAACCtgacatatatatacagttgACAGCGGGCATCGCCAtcattgtttgttgttgtttagaCATCTCCTGTTAGCCAGGTCCCAGTATGCCGGGCACACCGGGCAGAAGCGGTGACGCACCTCCAACCAGAACAGTACGAGTCTACCGGAACGGGGACGCCTTCTTTCCGGGAAGGAAAATAGCGGTGAACCCGCGGCAGGTGTCGACCTTTGACGGCTTCCTGACCTCCGTGACCCGCGGGGTGGAGGCTCCGTTCGGCGCCGTCCGGAGGCTCTACACGCCGGCGCTGGGCCACAACGTTCGGCGCCTGGACGAGCTGAAGCACGGGAGTGTGTACGTCGCCGCCGGGAACGAGCAGTTTAAAATGCTGGAGTAGGTACCAGgctgatgtgaggtgtgtgtttgtgtgtgtgggggggtctTTTAACAGGTCTTTACCGAGGATGAGCTCCAATCTGGGCCCTGAACTCGTGCCTTCGTTTAGCAAGTGAGCTCCAGTCTGGAAACTTCACTGTCCCTAACATATGTCTCCCTTCATTCTCTTTACTTCCAGCTACAGCGAGATCACAACCAAGAAGCCGGAGAATAAGAAAAGACAACAGGTAAAACcccctttttaaatgtttagatTTTCTTTCCACTGAAATGAACTAAATTAACttcaaactttatattttatgtgaTAGATGTATGATAAGGAGTTTTTCCTCAGTGGGGTGTAACTGGGACCAAACACTACAGTGCTGATGTTACACAAAAGATCAGTTGGAGTACATTGAAAGTGACTCAAGCAATTCCCTATGCATATATGAATCAGGTCGGGGGATTAAAACAATATCATATTCATCACTAGCAATTTAACAAATGTTCAATCTATATCGATATATTTCTTATTCGTTGTGGAAGAACAGTGAGGAGCTATAACACAATTGATCAACATCAGATTTCtaaaatgttttgctctttATCAAGTGTTTCCCATTTTGTGCCCGTAAAGTTTCAATTGTATTTATGTCATTCCAGCCgaatctgtaaaacaaacagtggagcCAAATTGCATTTCCCAGGacctgtgtgcacacacaaacagttaaaagacataaaatacagtttaaagttaaaatgatttGAAGTAATACAAAACATATTGCTAGGCATAATAAGTAcgtgttttaaaataaaagagaagagaagggaagTTTTGTGAAAGCAGATTTATTCGGCTGATGTATGTCAATGAGGTTTTGGAATAAAGGAAGAGTTTTTAGTTGAACTGTTGATGGAATGCTGCAACTTAACATGAGTGCTGGGTACTTCTGTGTACCTgacacgaaaaaaaaaaactatagacatacagtatatacatattttgaaaaaagaaaaattgcatCCTACACCTGGGATCTGCTGGAGCCACTCTCCCAGTTTGGGGGTAACAGCCCCTAATGGTCCTACTGTCATGGGGATCACTGTCCCAGTAAAAGGTGATATACGAGTATATTccctcattttatttatgtatttttttagaTCCAACCTGttgttcacagcagaatagTAGTTTCTGCTCGCTGGAAGAGAACTGCGGATGAGTCTTGCACAATAAAGTGAGTATGGATTTTCAGCTGGATCTAAAGTTGTTAAGTTATTAAAGATGTTCTGTGTTGTGGaatgtaatttatatatattgaattCACTCTGTGTCTCATACATTGCTGTGCTTCTTAGTGTCTTTACAAACGGGGACGTCTTGGGGCCTCCAGCTCGGATACGGATCCCGAAGTACACTCTCAGAAGCTGGGAGAATGTTTTAGCCATGGTGACGGAGAAAGTGCATCTTCGCACCGGTGCTGTGTACAGGTGATGTCTACCGCACTATATTGTTTTAAGGTAGTCATTTAACAGGGACTCTAAAGaatacatattttaaagtattttaaaacatttttccatgACAAAAATGATGCTCTTCATTATGCTTTTCAAATAACGGCAGTTTATTGAAAATCATGCACAGTCATATATCGTGGCTCTAGAGACTCAGCTTCTCTAATACGGATGAAGGAATGATTAGTGGAGGCTTTCCTGTCAGTTTAAATGCATTAGCAGAGTGGAAAGATTTCTCTAATTAATAAGTGATCGTGAGGGTTGTGATGTGCTCACTGTAATTCATCTAAAGCTGCTTGATAGGTGAACACTGCTTTAAtggatattttaaaatatgCCTGCATTAAATGCAACCAGTAAGACACTGATATTTATAAAGCATAGTTGAAACAATTAGAAGATGTTGTGCAATTTCTTTATTTGCGTTCACAGGCTTTGCACATTAGATGGACAGCCTGTCTGCGCTTCCACTCAACTGGAGAACCACCAGCACTACGTTGCAGTTGGTGCAGAAAGGTTTAAAGCTCTCCCATATGACCGGTGCGTCCCCAGGGCTTATATCAGGGAAAACAACTCAATTGAAAGGTATGAGACCGATGAGGAGAATGAGTTTCCACTTCAGCAAATCAAATAAGCATTAGATTCCTGTATTGATgtaaaaaggaaagagaaaatgtattttttcacatttggtttcccctctctcttctctgcagtCAAGACGTCCTGCCTCCTATTAGAAAGACAACACATGCAAAGGATGTGGTGAGGAGAGTCTTTCTTGCGTCATGCTAACTTGTCA
The sequence above is drawn from the Hippoglossus hippoglossus isolate fHipHip1 chromosome 22, fHipHip1.pri, whole genome shotgun sequence genome and encodes:
- the colec11 gene encoding collectin-11 isoform X2 → MKCFCVSTTVQGSCKSVHAENTFLLLSGRFLYSLLTSPCRRMRGEKRFLHMILMSVMMSFLPIQTTHGQQHYTEDPCTVQILVPGLKGEPGEKGLKGAPGRPGRVGPLGEIGRPGLNGQKGVMGRYGKVGPSGMKGVKGDLGDPGPMGPNGDPGVPCECTPMRNMIGEMDILVAQLSSELKFIKNAVAGIKETDSKVYLLVKEEKRYSDAEVYCQTRGGHLVMPKDEGANAAVAGYISEAGLSRVYIGIHDRDQEGVFTYVDRSPMTTFTKWRKGEPNNAYDDEDCAEMVASGEWTDVACQPTMYFVCEFDKDSV
- the colec11 gene encoding collectin-11 isoform X3; this encodes MRGEKRFLHMILMSVMMSFLPIQTTHGQQHYTEDPCTVQILVPGLKGEPGEKGLKGAPGRPGRVGPLGEIGRPGLNGQKGVMGRYGKVGPSGMKGVKGDLGDPGPMGPNGDPGVPCECTPMRNMIGEMDILVAQLSSELKFIKNALPSPAAVAGIKETDSKVYLLVKEEKRYSDAEVYCQTRGGHLVMPKDEGANAAVAGYISEAGLSRVYIGIHDRDQEGVFTYVDRSPMTTFTKWRKGEPNNAYDDEDCAEMVASGEWTDVACQPTMYFVCEFDKDSV
- the colec11 gene encoding collectin-11 isoform X1 translates to MKCFCVSTTVQGSCKSVHAENTFLLLSGRFLYSLLTSPCRRMRGEKRFLHMILMSVMMSFLPIQTTHGQQHYTEDPCTVQILVPGLKGEPGEKGLKGAPGRPGRVGPLGEIGRPGLNGQKGVMGRYGKVGPSGMKGVKGDLGDPGPMGPNGDPGVPCECTPMRNMIGEMDILVAQLSSELKFIKNALPSPAAVAGIKETDSKVYLLVKEEKRYSDAEVYCQTRGGHLVMPKDEGANAAVAGYISEAGLSRVYIGIHDRDQEGVFTYVDRSPMTTFTKWRKGEPNNAYDDEDCAEMVASGEWTDVACQPTMYFVCEFDKDSV